From one Nocardioides yefusunii genomic stretch:
- a CDS encoding glucosyl-3-phosphoglycerate synthase, with protein sequence MSEQKRDDFGWAARTHTWRDWTLADLLAAKGTTTVSLVVPARNEAATVGAVVTRCREVLMETAALVDEIVVIDSDSTDATYDVATDAGAVVHRASEIRPDLGTFRGKGEAMWKSLFVTRGDVVVFMDADLVDWDTHFVPGLLGPLLTDPEVQLVKGFYARPGDSGPYEGGRVTELTARPLIALLFPPLAGLVQPLAGEWAVRRDHFSHLSVPTGYAVEIASLIDTWRTRGLDAIAQVDLGRRAHSHQNLLDLGAMSTQILTAAWARSTHSHHADAVPLTQFVPAAGGEGFVPRIDEVLVVERPPAADLL encoded by the coding sequence ATGAGCGAGCAGAAGCGGGACGACTTCGGCTGGGCCGCGCGGACCCACACGTGGCGTGACTGGACCCTCGCGGACCTGCTCGCGGCGAAGGGGACGACGACGGTGAGCCTCGTCGTCCCTGCCCGCAACGAGGCAGCGACGGTGGGGGCCGTGGTCACCCGGTGCCGTGAGGTGCTGATGGAGACCGCGGCGCTGGTCGACGAGATCGTCGTCATCGACTCCGACTCCACCGACGCCACTTACGACGTCGCCACCGACGCCGGCGCCGTCGTGCACCGCGCCTCGGAGATCCGTCCCGACCTCGGGACGTTCCGCGGCAAGGGCGAGGCGATGTGGAAGTCGCTCTTCGTGACCCGCGGTGACGTGGTCGTCTTCATGGACGCCGACCTCGTCGACTGGGACACCCACTTCGTGCCCGGCCTGCTGGGACCGCTGCTCACCGACCCCGAGGTGCAGCTGGTGAAGGGCTTCTACGCCCGTCCCGGCGACTCCGGTCCGTACGAGGGCGGACGCGTCACCGAACTGACCGCACGCCCGTTGATCGCGTTGCTGTTCCCACCGTTGGCCGGCTTGGTGCAGCCGTTGGCGGGGGAGTGGGCGGTGCGTCGCGACCACTTCTCGCACCTGTCGGTGCCCACCGGGTACGCAGTCGAGATCGCGTCGTTGATCGACACCTGGCGCACCCGTGGCCTCGACGCGATCGCGCAGGTCGACCTCGGCCGCAGGGCGCACTCGCACCAGAACCTCCTCGACCTCGGCGCGATGTCGACGCAGATCCTCACCGCAGCGTGGGCCCGCTCGACGCACAGCCACCACGCGGACGCTGTCCCGCTGACCCAGTTCGTCCCGGCCGCGGGCGGGGAGGGGTTCGTCCCTCGCATCGACGAGGTGCTGGTGGTGGAACGTCCCCCCGCCGCCGACCTCCTCTGA
- the folP gene encoding dihydropteroate synthase produces the protein MTLRLRSHSFADDATLMMAIVNRTPDSFYDKGATWAEDAAVERVRLVAGQGAEIVDIGGIKAAPGVEISAAEEKARVVDFVARIREEHPQLVISVDTWRAEVADAVLAVGADLINDAWGGADPDVVDVVAQYDASLVCTHTGGVQVRTRPHRIEYDDVVASAIADTVAYAERALAAGVARESLIIDPAHDFGKNTFHSLEVTRRLGEMVDTGWPVLVSLSNKDFVGETLDKPVGERLTGTLAATSVCALAGARIYRVHEVVETRETVDMVWTIAGRRLPARAVRGLA, from the coding sequence GTGACCCTGCGACTCCGGAGCCATTCGTTCGCCGACGACGCGACACTGATGATGGCGATCGTCAACCGCACCCCCGACTCGTTCTACGACAAGGGCGCCACCTGGGCCGAGGACGCCGCGGTCGAACGCGTCCGGCTCGTCGCTGGCCAAGGCGCGGAGATCGTCGACATCGGCGGGATCAAGGCTGCCCCCGGCGTCGAGATCTCCGCGGCCGAGGAGAAGGCCCGCGTCGTCGACTTCGTCGCCCGGATCCGCGAGGAGCACCCGCAGTTGGTGATCTCCGTCGACACCTGGCGGGCCGAGGTCGCCGACGCCGTCCTCGCCGTCGGAGCGGACCTCATCAACGACGCGTGGGGCGGCGCGGACCCGGACGTCGTCGACGTCGTCGCGCAGTACGACGCCTCCCTGGTCTGCACCCACACCGGCGGCGTGCAGGTCCGCACCCGGCCGCACCGGATCGAGTACGACGACGTCGTCGCTTCCGCGATCGCCGACACCGTCGCCTACGCCGAACGCGCACTCGCTGCCGGCGTCGCGCGGGAGTCGCTGATCATCGACCCGGCCCACGACTTCGGCAAGAACACCTTCCACTCCCTCGAAGTGACCCGCCGTCTCGGCGAGATGGTCGACACCGGCTGGCCGGTCCTGGTGAGCCTGAGCAACAAGGACTTCGTCGGGGAGACCCTCGACAAGCCGGTCGGTGAACGCCTCACCGGAACCCTGGCCGCCACCAGCGTCTGCGCGCTCGCCGGGGCCCGGATCTACCGCGTCCACGAGGTCGTCGAGACCCGCGAGACCGTCGACATGGTGTGGACCATCGCCGGGCGTCGCCTCCCGGCCCGAGCAGTGCGAGGACTCGCCTGA
- a CDS encoding dihydrofolate reductase family protein: MRILISSDAPTATSNEVDDATLARLYAADPAHSPVGDGVWLRVNMVSTVDGSAQGEDGASGSINNAADKRVYDLLRAQADVVVVGAGTARDEGYGPADVPLVVVSRSGRVPEKLRGHAPGRVRLATVEKAERLAEARELLGDEHVWTLGGYAINRGSLRARLAQEGFAQVLAEGGPHLFRDMLNAEVVDEVCLTVVPRLVAGDHARITAGGGIDVPLTPTLLLEESGTLLGRWRVVR; this comes from the coding sequence ATGCGCATCCTGATCAGTTCCGATGCTCCGACCGCGACGAGCAACGAGGTCGACGACGCGACGCTCGCCCGGCTCTACGCCGCGGACCCGGCCCACAGCCCCGTGGGCGACGGGGTGTGGCTGCGCGTCAACATGGTCTCCACCGTCGACGGGTCAGCACAGGGTGAGGACGGCGCGAGCGGCAGCATCAACAACGCTGCCGACAAGCGCGTCTACGACCTTCTGCGTGCCCAGGCCGACGTCGTCGTGGTGGGGGCAGGCACCGCGCGTGACGAGGGCTACGGTCCCGCTGACGTGCCGCTCGTCGTCGTCTCCCGATCGGGTCGTGTGCCGGAGAAGCTGCGAGGCCACGCGCCGGGCCGGGTCCGGTTGGCGACCGTCGAGAAGGCCGAACGTCTCGCCGAAGCACGCGAACTGCTCGGTGACGAGCACGTCTGGACCCTCGGCGGCTACGCCATCAACCGTGGCTCCCTCCGCGCACGACTGGCGCAGGAAGGCTTCGCCCAGGTGCTCGCCGAAGGCGGCCCGCACCTGTTCCGCGACATGCTGAACGCCGAGGTGGTCGACGAGGTCTGCCTGACCGTGGTGCCGCGACTGGTCGCCGGAGACCACGCCCGGATCACCGCCGGCGGCGGCATCGACGTTCCGCTCACTCCGACACTGCTGCTCGAGGAGTCAGGCACGCTCCTGGGACGCTGGCGCGTCGTCCGCTGA
- a CDS encoding helical backbone metal receptor — MRIERLDDLGDLVPLAQPVRRVVSLSPSLTEVVSTLDVNLLVGVTSDVALPPLPGPVLHTAVSPDVAVLGSSRQPDLRLVSRLVPDLVLASKSENRLADVQRLREAGVGVWVTEVETVAQALHSVERLISEGLGSSLPAWWRVAQQRWSKPMETSHERVVVLVDTDPWTVVGRNHLATDLLAHHGVENVMASHRDRFPTMTPEEIESHHLDVVVLLVDDVETADLAPVSAHFHRTPVRCLDRRILSHFGPTLLDAATLLERSFPRTTPSR, encoded by the coding sequence ATGCGCATCGAGCGGCTCGACGACCTCGGCGATCTCGTTCCTCTCGCCCAACCCGTGCGGCGAGTGGTGAGCCTGTCCCCCAGCCTCACCGAAGTGGTCTCGACCCTCGACGTGAACCTGTTGGTGGGCGTCACCTCCGACGTCGCGCTTCCGCCCCTGCCCGGGCCCGTCCTGCACACGGCCGTGAGCCCCGACGTGGCGGTCCTCGGCTCGTCCCGGCAACCCGACCTGCGGCTGGTCTCACGACTCGTGCCCGACCTCGTCCTGGCCAGCAAGTCGGAGAATCGTCTCGCCGACGTGCAGCGTCTGCGCGAGGCCGGCGTCGGTGTCTGGGTGACCGAGGTCGAGACCGTGGCCCAGGCCCTGCACTCCGTCGAACGGCTCATCTCCGAGGGCCTGGGGAGTTCGCTCCCGGCGTGGTGGCGCGTGGCGCAGCAGCGCTGGAGCAAGCCGATGGAGACCTCCCACGAACGTGTGGTCGTGCTCGTCGACACCGACCCGTGGACGGTCGTGGGACGCAATCACCTGGCCACTGACCTGCTGGCGCACCACGGCGTCGAGAACGTCATGGCCAGCCACCGCGATCGGTTCCCGACGATGACTCCCGAGGAGATCGAGTCCCACCACCTCGACGTGGTGGTCCTGCTCGTCGACGACGTCGAGACGGCCGACCTGGCACCGGTCTCCGCGCACTTCCACCGGACGCCGGTCCGGTGCCTGGACCGGCGAATCCTGAGCCACTTCGGCCCCACCTTGCTCGACGCCGCGACGCTCCTCGAACGATCGTTTCCCCGCACCACTCCCAGCCGCTAG
- a CDS encoding putative F420-0 ABC transporter substrate-binding protein gives MKTRFLLPLAALALALTACATDAEAPVEDDDVRTLSNCGVRVEVDPSRAPERIVTIKSSSTELALALGLGDRIVGQAFSDGPVPEQWAAEAAKLPVLAEKAPNQETVLEVEPDLVFAGWESNLAADTAGERDVLAKLGVATYVAPSACQSTGAPEKMTFDLLFSQLREAGEVLGAPAAAKQLVAEQRDQLETLGTVTEGTTALWWSSGVDTPFVGGGTGAPQMVMDAIGLTNVAGGVDDTWTSLGWEAVVESDPDVLVLVDAEWNKAETKIEFLESNPATAAMTAVKEKRYLVIPFPSGEAGVRSVDAAASLLEQATELGFAAEGGAEDGAEDGAKDGQQ, from the coding sequence GTGAAGACCCGCTTCCTGCTTCCGCTCGCCGCTCTCGCGCTCGCTCTCACCGCCTGCGCCACCGACGCGGAAGCCCCCGTCGAGGACGACGACGTCCGCACGCTCAGCAACTGCGGCGTCCGCGTCGAGGTCGACCCCTCCCGCGCACCCGAGCGGATCGTGACGATCAAGTCCAGCTCCACCGAGCTCGCCCTGGCCCTCGGACTGGGCGACCGGATCGTCGGGCAGGCCTTCTCCGACGGCCCCGTCCCGGAGCAGTGGGCCGCCGAGGCCGCGAAGCTCCCCGTCCTCGCCGAGAAGGCACCGAACCAGGAGACCGTCCTCGAGGTGGAGCCCGACCTCGTCTTCGCCGGCTGGGAGTCCAACCTCGCCGCCGACACCGCCGGTGAGCGCGACGTGCTGGCCAAGCTCGGCGTCGCCACCTACGTCGCTCCGTCGGCCTGTCAGAGCACCGGGGCCCCGGAGAAGATGACCTTCGACCTCCTCTTCAGCCAGCTCCGCGAAGCAGGTGAGGTGCTCGGTGCCCCCGCCGCCGCGAAGCAGCTCGTCGCCGAACAGCGCGACCAGCTCGAGACCCTCGGCACCGTGACCGAGGGAACCACCGCCCTGTGGTGGTCCTCCGGCGTCGACACCCCGTTCGTCGGCGGCGGTACCGGAGCCCCGCAGATGGTGATGGACGCGATCGGCCTGACCAACGTCGCCGGCGGCGTCGACGACACCTGGACCTCGCTCGGTTGGGAGGCCGTCGTCGAGTCCGACCCCGACGTCCTGGTCCTTGTCGACGCCGAGTGGAACAAGGCCGAGACCAAGATCGAGTTCCTCGAGTCCAACCCCGCCACCGCTGCGATGACCGCGGTGAAGGAGAAGCGCTACCTCGTCATTCCGTTCCCGTCCGGTGAGGCCGGCGTCCGTTCCGTCGACGCCGCCGCGAGCCTGCTGGAGCAGGCCACCGAGCTCGGGTTCGCCGCCGAGGGCGGCGCCGAGGACGGTGCCGAGGACGGTGCGAAGGACGGCCAGCAGTGA
- a CDS encoding putative F420-0 ABC transporter permease subunit, with protein MATPRSERRRDLWWLWIPALVVVLLGSMAAAVATGPADIAVRDVASVVGAKLGLVDSDVSLLRTGIVWELRLPRVLTAAAVGAGLALSGAVMQALTRNPLADPYLLGLSSGASTGAVLVLLVGLSVALPVAAFLGATAALVATLVLARSLGEITPTRVVLAGLAVSSFAGALTSLLVFWNEKGDSFRQVLNWILGSLAGADWSSAALAWGAVVLVGLPLALRGRVLDAFAFGDTAAAALGVDVNRTRWLLLLATAVLTGVMVSVSGAIGFVGLVLPNAVRLMVGFSHRRMLPLCILLGAVFMVWVDTAARTLFDPREIPVGIITVLVGAPVFVAVLIKNRGRA; from the coding sequence GTGGCCACGCCGCGGTCGGAACGTCGACGCGACCTCTGGTGGCTCTGGATCCCGGCTCTCGTCGTCGTCCTGCTGGGCTCGATGGCAGCAGCCGTCGCAACCGGACCGGCCGACATCGCGGTACGTGACGTGGCCAGCGTCGTCGGGGCCAAACTGGGTCTCGTCGACTCCGACGTGTCGCTGCTGCGCACCGGCATCGTCTGGGAACTGCGCCTGCCACGAGTCCTGACCGCTGCGGCCGTGGGTGCCGGGCTCGCGCTCAGCGGCGCCGTCATGCAGGCGTTGACCCGCAACCCGCTCGCCGACCCCTACCTGCTCGGACTCTCCTCGGGCGCCTCCACCGGAGCCGTGCTGGTGCTGCTGGTCGGGCTCTCCGTCGCGCTGCCGGTGGCGGCGTTCCTCGGAGCCACGGCTGCCCTGGTCGCGACGTTGGTCCTGGCCCGCAGCCTGGGTGAGATCACCCCGACCCGCGTCGTCCTGGCCGGTCTCGCGGTCTCGTCGTTCGCGGGGGCGCTGACGTCGTTGTTGGTCTTCTGGAACGAGAAGGGCGACTCCTTCCGACAGGTCCTCAACTGGATCCTCGGCTCGTTGGCAGGAGCCGACTGGTCCTCCGCGGCACTGGCCTGGGGTGCGGTCGTGCTCGTCGGTCTGCCGCTCGCGCTGCGTGGACGGGTGTTGGACGCCTTCGCGTTCGGCGACACCGCTGCCGCGGCCCTCGGCGTCGACGTCAATCGGACCCGCTGGCTGCTGCTGCTCGCCACCGCCGTCCTGACCGGCGTGATGGTCTCGGTCTCCGGCGCGATCGGTTTCGTCGGTCTGGTGCTGCCCAACGCGGTCCGGCTGATGGTCGGGTTCTCGCACCGCCGGATGCTGCCGCTGTGCATCCTGCTCGGCGCCGTCTTCATGGTGTGGGTCGACACCGCGGCCCGCACCCTCTTCGACCCCCGCGAGATCCCGGTCGGGATCATCACCGTCCTGGTCGGTGCACCCGTCTTCGTGGCGGTGCTGATCAAGAACCGGGGACGGGCATGA
- a CDS encoding ABC transporter ATP-binding protein, whose translation MSTREHVPTLKASGLGRQVGGRNARRDVLCDAGFSVPVGSVTALVGPNGAGKSSLMRVLAGTVDSSHQAHVELDGIDLLGLKRRDRARRVALVEQELRAEFSLTVRQVVEMGRIPHESPWAVAAPEVGIVEEAMATAGVTAFADRLLGSLSGGEQQRVQMARALAQEPDLLLLDEPTNHLDVKAQQDALGLLRQVAAQGTTVVAALHDLNLAAGYCDHVVVLADGRVRAVGPVAEVLTAELVRETYGVAADVIAHPRTGRPLVIF comes from the coding sequence ATGAGCACCCGCGAGCACGTCCCGACGCTCAAGGCCTCGGGCCTGGGACGTCAGGTGGGGGGACGCAACGCGCGTCGGGACGTCCTGTGCGACGCCGGTTTCAGCGTCCCGGTCGGCAGCGTCACCGCTCTGGTGGGGCCCAACGGTGCCGGGAAGTCGTCGCTGATGCGAGTGCTCGCCGGCACCGTCGACTCCTCGCACCAGGCCCACGTCGAGCTCGACGGCATCGACCTGCTGGGGTTGAAGCGTCGTGACCGTGCCCGTCGGGTCGCGTTGGTGGAGCAGGAGCTGCGTGCCGAGTTCTCGCTGACGGTGCGGCAGGTCGTCGAGATGGGGCGGATCCCGCACGAGTCGCCGTGGGCGGTCGCTGCCCCGGAAGTCGGGATCGTCGAGGAGGCGATGGCCACCGCTGGTGTCACGGCCTTCGCCGATCGTCTCCTGGGAAGCCTGTCGGGTGGCGAGCAGCAGCGCGTGCAGATGGCGCGTGCGCTCGCCCAGGAACCCGATCTTCTGCTCTTGGACGAACCCACCAACCACCTCGACGTGAAGGCCCAGCAGGACGCCCTCGGGCTGCTGCGGCAGGTCGCTGCGCAGGGCACGACGGTGGTGGCGGCGCTGCACGACCTCAATCTCGCGGCTGGGTACTGCGACCACGTCGTCGTCCTGGCTGACGGTCGGGTCCGTGCGGTCGGTCCGGTGGCGGAGGTGCTGACCGCCGAGCTGGTGCGGGAGACCTACGGCGTCGCCGCCGACGTGATCGCGCACCCGCGCACCGGCCGCCCGCTCGTCATCTTCTGA
- a CDS encoding TIGR03557 family F420-dependent LLM class oxidoreductase: MGEQGRVGYVVPVDAVTPREAVDLARLAEQAGFTGTMAVDTFQPWLPSLGQAPNVWPLLGAMAEHTVSDFGVGMAAAGTRMHPAAIAQAAATLGALHPGRHWVSLGGGEAIHEHVTGGYWPEAPERISRLFESVDIVKRLFSSAITERDVRYEGQRFRLESSRLWTMPTPAPQVLVATSGPVTARRAGRQADGLLAVAVQPQQAAQVLERFREGAREVGKDPATMPAWLHLNVSWAASDTEAERNVVERYPMAAMRFARGDLRSPQVVEQIAKLVRPEDFAGRLPVSADPAVHLAEIRAYLDLGYDRVFVHNVGANQVAFLEAFSRDVLPHLS, encoded by the coding sequence ATGGGCGAGCAGGGACGTGTCGGGTACGTCGTGCCGGTCGACGCCGTCACCCCGCGCGAGGCCGTCGACCTCGCCCGTCTGGCCGAGCAGGCCGGGTTCACCGGGACAATGGCCGTCGACACCTTCCAGCCGTGGCTGCCGTCGCTGGGTCAGGCCCCCAACGTCTGGCCGCTCCTGGGCGCGATGGCCGAGCACACCGTCAGCGACTTCGGGGTCGGGATGGCCGCCGCGGGCACCCGCATGCACCCCGCCGCGATCGCCCAGGCCGCTGCCACCCTCGGCGCCCTGCACCCGGGCCGGCACTGGGTCTCGCTGGGCGGCGGTGAGGCGATCCACGAACACGTCACCGGTGGCTACTGGCCCGAGGCCCCCGAACGGATCAGCCGCCTCTTCGAGTCCGTCGACATCGTCAAGCGCCTCTTCTCCTCCGCGATCACCGAACGCGACGTCCGCTACGAGGGGCAGCGGTTCCGTCTGGAGTCCTCACGACTGTGGACGATGCCGACCCCCGCACCGCAGGTCCTGGTCGCCACCTCCGGCCCGGTCACGGCACGTCGGGCCGGGCGTCAGGCCGACGGTCTGCTCGCCGTCGCCGTGCAGCCGCAGCAGGCTGCGCAGGTGCTGGAACGGTTCCGTGAAGGCGCCCGCGAGGTCGGCAAGGACCCCGCGACGATGCCGGCCTGGCTGCACCTCAACGTGTCTTGGGCGGCCAGCGACACCGAGGCGGAACGCAACGTCGTCGAGCGTTATCCGATGGCTGCGATGCGGTTCGCCCGCGGCGACCTGCGATCGCCGCAGGTGGTGGAGCAGATCGCGAAGCTGGTGCGTCCCGAGGACTTCGCCGGACGCCTGCCCGTCAGCGCCGACCCGGCGGTGCACCTGGCGGAGATCCGCGCCTACCTCGACCTCGGCTACGACCGCGTCTTCGTCCACAACGTCGGCGCCAACCAGGTCGCGTTCCTGGAGGCGTTCTCCCGCGACGTCCTGCCGCACCTCTCCTGA
- a CDS encoding universal stress protein, producing MATSILVGVDDSETARSAALTAAGLAQALQAELHVVSAFGKFEAERYNVGGDEYLVSNHDDAVASAERVANIVRVDFPDLTLHVSAADGKPAEALVRVAEEIDATVVVVGNKRVQGLVRMLGSIASDVAKNAPCDVFIAHTH from the coding sequence ATGGCCACCTCGATCCTCGTGGGAGTCGATGACTCCGAGACCGCCCGTTCCGCTGCCCTCACCGCCGCTGGCCTTGCCCAGGCGCTGCAGGCCGAACTCCACGTCGTGTCCGCCTTCGGCAAGTTCGAGGCGGAGCGCTACAACGTCGGAGGCGACGAGTACCTCGTCTCCAACCACGACGACGCCGTCGCCAGCGCCGAGCGCGTGGCGAACATCGTGCGTGTCGACTTCCCCGACCTGACCCTCCATGTCTCGGCGGCCGACGGCAAGCCCGCCGAGGCCCTCGTCCGGGTCGCGGAGGAGATCGACGCGACGGTCGTCGTCGTCGGCAACAAGCGCGTCCAGGGCCTCGTCCGGATGCTCGGCTCGATCGCGTCCGACGTCGCGAAGAACGCCCCCTGCGACGTCTTCATCGCGCACACGCACTGA
- a CDS encoding YhgE/Pip domain-containing protein: MSTLISRLKNGAQSRPAVVALVAAVALPTLVTATAVVSLGDRADAARELRAAVVNLDEPVTSKESGTVAAGRLLAAGLTRPAEGDPDPGMDWVLADPDSAADGLADGTFHAVVTVPADFSATIAKISTDAPQQAGVEVRTDGADATVVGTITTDVSQVAADSLGRTVTTSYLNQLFEGTNTLGGKLSDAADGAAELTDGAGKLSDGLGTLRTGSASLADGAKKLDSGAGTLSKGTRDAATGATRLDSGSTQLADGANQLSSGISDLSTGATRLRDGSSALADGARSVDDGATRLADGLGQLDAATVGLEKQSTALADGAAQVSDGVAGYAKVLQGWGQACANPLLSGSVPELCAATSAALGADGANATALVDGAAQLATGTRTLADSAPQIRSGITAAHDGADALAAGTGELSSGADDLASGAATLASGAKDADAAAAQLASGAGELSTGASSLAAGTSRLAAGSKELTSGTGDLVSGSTRLADGAKSADAGSTKLASGAGELATGLRDGADQVPVTDEVTIRTKAETVAQPVVARAVDDAPSGGRAQAAPSVVATALWLGALGIFLTVPAVQVRRLSRATTARRTVARALAPALALGVAQVALVLGAVHLLDLDLARPWLLALVAAPAAALAALTVTQAVVALCGERLGGVLVVALTVVQALTLPGFLPLDAAPGWLQSLNGLLPVPLATDAVAWTVTGAGSGASVAGLLLWSLAAVVVSVWATARRGTTTLATIRRQVAAPA, from the coding sequence ATGAGCACCCTGATCTCCCGCCTGAAGAACGGCGCCCAGAGCCGGCCCGCAGTGGTCGCGCTGGTCGCCGCCGTAGCCCTGCCCACCCTGGTGACGGCCACCGCGGTGGTCAGCCTCGGTGACCGCGCCGATGCGGCCCGTGAGCTGCGGGCCGCCGTCGTGAACCTCGACGAACCCGTCACCAGCAAGGAGTCCGGAACGGTCGCTGCCGGACGCCTGCTCGCGGCCGGACTGACCCGCCCGGCCGAGGGCGACCCGGACCCCGGCATGGACTGGGTGCTCGCCGACCCCGACAGCGCCGCTGACGGCCTCGCCGACGGTACCTTCCACGCCGTCGTCACGGTCCCGGCCGACTTCTCTGCCACGATCGCGAAGATCTCCACCGACGCGCCCCAGCAGGCCGGGGTCGAGGTCCGCACCGACGGCGCCGACGCGACCGTCGTCGGGACGATCACCACCGACGTCTCCCAGGTCGCGGCCGACAGTCTGGGCCGCACCGTCACCACCTCGTACCTGAACCAGCTCTTCGAGGGCACCAACACGCTCGGCGGCAAGCTCTCCGACGCCGCCGACGGTGCCGCCGAACTCACCGACGGCGCCGGGAAACTGAGCGACGGCCTCGGGACGTTGCGCACCGGCTCGGCGTCCCTGGCCGACGGCGCCAAGAAGCTCGACTCCGGCGCCGGGACGCTCTCGAAGGGCACCCGGGACGCCGCCACGGGCGCCACCCGACTCGACTCCGGCAGCACCCAGCTCGCCGACGGCGCAAACCAGCTCAGCTCCGGGATCTCTGACCTCTCCACCGGAGCCACCCGACTCCGCGACGGCAGCAGCGCCCTCGCCGACGGCGCCCGCAGCGTCGACGACGGCGCCACCCGTCTGGCCGACGGACTCGGCCAGCTGGATGCGGCCACCGTCGGTCTGGAGAAACAGTCCACGGCCCTGGCCGACGGCGCCGCCCAGGTCTCCGACGGCGTCGCCGGGTACGCGAAGGTCCTCCAAGGATGGGGGCAGGCCTGCGCCAACCCGCTCCTGTCGGGATCCGTCCCCGAACTCTGCGCCGCAACCTCCGCCGCGCTCGGTGCGGACGGAGCCAACGCCACTGCCCTCGTCGACGGAGCAGCCCAGCTCGCCACCGGCACCCGCACCCTCGCCGACTCCGCGCCCCAGATCCGCTCCGGCATCACCGCGGCCCACGACGGTGCCGACGCGCTCGCCGCCGGGACCGGTGAACTGAGCAGCGGAGCCGACGACCTCGCGTCCGGCGCGGCCACCCTGGCCTCCGGCGCGAAGGATGCCGACGCGGCCGCGGCCCAGCTCGCCTCCGGCGCAGGCGAACTCTCCACCGGCGCCTCCTCGCTCGCTGCAGGGACCTCGCGTCTCGCGGCCGGCAGCAAGGAACTCACCTCGGGCACCGGCGACCTCGTCAGCGGCAGCACCCGTCTCGCAGACGGCGCGAAGAGCGCAGACGCCGGCTCCACGAAGCTCGCTTCCGGAGCCGGTGAGCTCGCCACCGGCCTGCGTGACGGTGCCGACCAGGTGCCCGTCACCGACGAGGTCACCATCCGCACCAAGGCCGAGACCGTCGCCCAGCCGGTCGTGGCTCGCGCCGTCGACGACGCGCCCTCCGGCGGACGCGCGCAGGCGGCTCCGTCCGTCGTCGCGACCGCTCTCTGGCTCGGTGCTCTCGGCATCTTCCTGACCGTTCCCGCCGTCCAGGTGCGTCGCCTGTCCCGGGCCACGACCGCCCGTCGCACCGTCGCCCGCGCACTGGCTCCGGCCCTCGCGCTCGGGGTCGCGCAGGTGGCGCTCGTGCTGGGTGCCGTCCACCTGCTCGACCTCGACCTGGCACGCCCCTGGCTGCTCGCCCTCGTCGCCGCCCCCGCGGCGGCACTGGCCGCCCTCACCGTCACCCAGGCCGTGGTCGCGCTGTGCGGCGAACGTCTCGGCGGAGTGCTCGTGGTCGCCCTCACCGTCGTCCAGGCCCTGACCCTGCCCGGCTTCCTGCCGCTCGACGCCGCCCCGGGCTGGCTGCAGTCCCTCAACGGCCTGCTGCCGGTTCCGCTGGCCACCGACGCGGTGGCGTGGACCGTCACCGGTGCCGGGTCGGGCGCCTCGGTCGCCGGGCTGCTCCTCTGGTCCCTGGCCGCCGTCGTCGTGAGCGTGTGGGCCACCGCCCGCCGCGGGACGACGACGCTGGCCACCATCCGACGTCAGGTCGCCGCACCGGCCTGA